From the genome of Ziziphus jujuba cultivar Dongzao chromosome 6, ASM3175591v1, one region includes:
- the LOC107430473 gene encoding S-norcoclaurine synthase 1 — protein sequence MEPEVLTIQNLGGSLPVENVQALASMNMKEIPQRYLRPEVELDEVSVEDSLRIPVIDMSKLLESSEIHHHEELSKLHFACRDWGFFQIINHGVSEQVIEKMKIDILEFFQLPLVEKNAYAQLPNNLEGYGQAFVVSEEQKLDWGDMFFLLPHPVSLRNMRFWPTVPTSFRDTLDKYSWELKRVAICLLKFISKNLGLNLEKLESLFGDGRQGMRMNYYPPCVHANKVIGLTPHSDATGLTILLQVNEVQGLQIRKSGKWVPIKPIPGAFIINIGDIIEIMSNGEYKSIEHRAVVDPEKERLSIAAFHSPNMSTMIGPLPELVKEKNITANFKTISHEEFVRLVIARKLDGKSLLDDMKLEQ from the exons ATGGAGCCTGAGGTGCTGACCATACAAAATCTGGGTGGTTCTCTCCCTGTTGAGAATGTTCAAGCTCTTGCATCAATGAACATGAAGGAGATCCCACAGAGATATCTCCGGCCAGAAGTTGAACTTGATGAGGTTTCTGTGGAGGACTCGCTTCGGATTCCAGTAATTGATATGAGCAAACTACTTGAGAGTTCTGAGATCCATCATCATGAAGAACTGTCAAAACTCCATTTTGCTTGTAGAGACTGGGGCTTCTTCCAG ATAATCAATCATGGGGTATCAGAACAAGTTATTGAGAAAATGAAGATTGACATACTGGAATTCTTCCAGCTTCCATTAGTGGAAAAGAATGCCTATGCCCAGTTGCCAAACAACCTTGAAGGCTATGGCCAAGCCTTTGTTGTGTCTGAGGAACAAAAGCTAGACTGGGGAGACAtgttcttccttcttcctcatCCTGTCTCTTTAAGAAATATGAGATTCTGGCCTACAGTTCCAACATCCTTCAG AGATACCCTGGACAAATACTCATGGGAACTGAAACGAGTCGCAATCTGCCTACTCAAGTTCATATCTAAGAACCTGGGTCTCAATTTGGAGAAGCTCGAAAGTTTGTTTGGAGATGGAAGACAAGGAATGAGAATGAACTATTATCCACCTTGTGTGCACGCCAACAAGGTCATAGGTCTCACTCCACACTCTGATGCCACTGGATTGACTATACTACTCCAAGTGAATGAGGTCCAAGGTTTACAAATTAGGAAATCTGGTAAATGGGTGCCAATTAAACCCATCCCTGGTGCTTTCATTATCAATATTGGTGACATAATTGAG ATAATGAGCAATGGAGAGTATAAGAGCATAGAGCACAGAGCTGTTGTAGACCCAGAAAAGGAACGCCTTTCAATTGCTGCATTTCACAGTCCTAATATGAGCACCATGATTGGTCCTTTACCTGAACTTGTAAAGGAGAAGAATATTACAGCAAACTTCAAGACTATAAGTCATGAGGAATTTGTCAGACTTGTTATAGCCAGGAAGCTTGATGGTAAAAGCCTGTTGGATGATATGAAATTGGAGCAGTGA
- the LOC107430451 gene encoding peroxidase 20, which translates to MVLLLLKLIVLALSLHGYETRTQDSPLAFNYYKETCPLAEEIVRRNVEIAVVRDPRTAASLLRLHFHDCFVMGCDASLLLDSYGVMVSEKQAGPNLDSLRGFEVIDEIKYLLEESCPFTVSCADILAMAARDAVALRGGPRWEVLLGRRDSLEASFDGANQFIPAPNSSLETLIYIFKEQGLDVQDLVALSGSHTMGKARCLSFRQRIYDAEFKETHYDKYKRYTTFRRILRSICPESGKDNTVAPLDFMTPARFDNHYFINILQGNGLLGSDNVLVFQDHTGEIVKQVLAYASDEKLFFASFANSIVKMGNINVLTGTQGEIRKNCRFVNT; encoded by the exons atggtgttattattgttgaagtTGATTGTACTTGCTTTGAGTTTGCATGGCTATGAAACTAGGACCCAAGACAGTCCTCTTGCTTTTAACTACTACAAAGAAACTTGTCCTTTGGCAGAAGAGATTGTGAGACGTAATGTTGAGATTGCAGTTGTTAGAGATCCTCGTACGGCTGCATCGCTCCTTCGCTTGCATTTTCATGATTGCTTCGTCATg GGTTGCGATGCATCACTTCTTCTGGACAGCTATGGAGTAATGGTGAGTGAAAAGCAAGCTGGTCCTAACCTCGACTCGCTAAGAGGATTTGAGGTGATTGATGAGATTAAGTACTTGTTAGAAGAGTCATGTCCATTTACAGTTTCTTGTGCTGATATTTTAGCCATGGCTGCTCGTGACGCTGTTGCCCTG AGAGGTGGACCCAGATGGGAAGTGTTGCTAGGCAGGAGAGACTCATTGGAAGCAAGCTTCGATGGTGCCAACCAGTTCATACCAGCACCCAATTCCTCTTTGGAAACTCTCATTTACATTTTCAAAGAACAAGGACTAGATGTACAAGACTTGGTTGCTTTATCAG GGAGTCACACAATGGGAAAGGCTAGGTGTCTAAGTTTCAGGCAGAGAATCTATGATGCAGAGTTTAAAGAAACACATTATGATAAATACAAGAGGTACACAACTTTTAGAAGAATACTAAGATCCATATGCCCAGAATCAGGAAAGGACAACACTGTTGCACCTCTTGATTTTATGACGCCGGCGAGATTCGATAACCATTACTTCATTAATATTCTACAAGGAAATGGTTTGTTGGGATCTGACAATGTTCTAGTCTTCCAAGATCATACAGGGGAGATAGTGAAGCAGGTCTTGGCTTATGCCTCTGATGAGAAACTATTTTTTGCGTCATTTGCAAATTCAATTGTGAAGATGGGGAACATCAATGTCCTTACTGGAACTCAAGGAGAAATCAGAAAGAATTGCAGATTTGTCAACACCTAA